The segment AAAAACATTATCCCTGCTATTAAACCTATCCTTGAATCCTTAGCAGAAGCTAATTTTAGGATTTCAGATGCAATTATTGATAAAGCCCTTGAACTCGCTGATGAATAATTGAAAAAAACAAAGAAACCGGGTTTCTGTCCACCTCTGGCAGATCGGAAACCCAGTTTCTTATTCCTCATATGATGTCCGGTTAAATAGATGTCATTGCGACCGCAGGGAAGCAATCGCTACAATTATCGAGATGATCGAGATTGCTTCATTTCACTCCGTTCCATTCGCAATGACTTGTTATAGCTGATTTAGCGGACATGATATCACTCAAGCTACTCGTTGCCTTCAATGGGAGCGAACCCTTGACGCTGCACGTTTTCCGTAATGGTGCGCGGTTCGAGGAACTGGATCAAGTAATCTGGGCCACCCGCTTTAGAACCAACTCCGGAGAGCTTGAAGCCACCAAAGGGTTGCCGAGAAACGATCGCCCCCGTCGTATTGCGGTTAATATACAAATTGCCCACCTCAAACTCGGCCATCGCTTGGTCGATATGGCTCGGAGTCCGGGAATAGAGACCGCCAGTCAGGGCAAAATTGGTATTATTGGCAATGTCCAACGCTTCCTGGAACGTCTTAGCCTTAATCACCGCAACCACCGGGCCAAAAATCTCTTCTTGGGCAATGGTAGCCGTCGGTGCAACATCCTGGAAGATCGTGGGGCCCACATAATAGCCCTCTTTCGAGCCAGAAACATTGGGAGCCAACATTTCTAGAGCTACTTTAGCCTCCTGTTTACCGGTGGCAATATAGCCCTGAATGCGTTTCATGGAGGTCTCATCCACGACCGGCCCCACCTTGGTACAAGGATGGTCTGCGGGCCCCACATTCAAGGATTTAGTCGCTTCTACAAACCGCTCCAAGAAAGCATCATACACCGGTTCCAGGACGATCGCCCGCGAACAAGCGGAACATTTTTGACCGCTATAGCCAAAGGCAGAATCCACCACCCCTTGCACGGCTTGGTCTAAATCCGAACTCTCATCCACAATCACCGCATTCTTACCACCCATCTCAGCAATGACGCGCTTCATGTGTTTCTGTCCCGGTTGCAGCAGGGCAGCATTGGCATAGATTTGACAGCCCACTTCCTGGGAACCGGTGAAGGCAATCATATGCACATCCTTGTGTTTGACCAAATGGGCCCCCACGGTCGATCCTTTTGCGGGTAAAAATTGAAATACTCCTTTAGGGATTCCTGCCTCAATCAGCACTTCCATCAATTGGGCGGCGATCGCCGTACTCACCTCCGCAGGCTTGAGAATCACGCAGTTACCGGTTACCAGAGCTGCTACCGTCATCCCCGTAGTAATGGCGATGGGAAAATTCCAGGGAGAAATCACCAGGGCAATGCCTCGCGGTTGATACGTCAGGCGGTTATTTTCCCCAGCAATATCATAATTATGGCCGCGATCGAGCCGTTCCATTTCATCGGCATAATAGCGACAAAAATCGATCGCCTCGGAAACCTCTGCATCCACCTGTTGCAGCACTTTCCCCACTTCCAACATCACCCAAACGGACAGCTCTGCTCGGCGCTCTTCCATCAGATCGGCGGCTTTTCGCAGAATTCGCGCCCGCTCTGCTGCGGGGGTGGCTTTCCAACTGGGAAACGCTGCTTTGGCGGCATTCAGGGCGGTTTCTGCTTGTTCAACAGAAGCCATGCCAATCTTAGCCACTAATTCCGTCGGGTCAGAGGGATTGACAGAATTGATACTCTCTGCGGTGTCCACAAACTCGCCATTAATGTAAGGCAGAATGGTTTTGCCCAGTTGGGGACGGACTGTATTTAATGCCGCTTGCGCCCGTTCCCGGTTAGCGACTTGGGCGTAGTCCGTATCAGAGGCATTTTTAAAGGCGGTGGTTTTCTGGGGGCGCGATCCCGTTGTTTTCACCACAGGAGGGGCGATTAATTCTTCAATGGGGCGATTTTCTTGGCTTTGGCGCAAGAAGGAACTGTTCGCAGTATTTTCCAGCAAACGGCGAATCAAGTACGCCATACCGGGGAGGAGACTGCCGTAGGGAGCATACATCCGCACCCGCAACCCTCGGTTTACCATGGCTTTGGCGAGGCGATCGCCCATACCATACAGCACTTGGTATTCAATATGACGGCGGGGAATGTTCAGGGCTTCGGCGATCGCGATCGCCTTAGCCTGCGATCGCACATTATGGGAACCAATGGCAGCATTCAGAACTTCGTGGTTTTCCAGCAATAACTGGGTCAGCAGTTCAAAGTTGGCATCCGTGGCAACTTTATCATCAAACACCGGTTGCGGCCAGTTGTGTTGCACCGCTTTAATCGTTTCCTGATCCCAATAGGCTCCTTTGACTAAGCGAATGGTAATCGGATTTCCCCGCTCTTTTGCCCAAGCAATCAGATCTTTTAAGTCTGCTTCGGAGTCGCGCAGATAAGCTTGCAGCGTCACCCCAATATCAGTACGGGTTTTAAACTCGTCTTCGAGTAACAATTCTTTGAGAATGGCAAACGTAATATCTTTATAGACATACTGCTCCATGTCAAAATGGATGGCAGCGCCCTTTTCCTTGGCATGGCGCAGGAGGGTGCGAAGGCGCTCGATCACCCGTTGCTTCGATCCCTCAGCATCCAGGGGATCGAACTGGGAATAAAAGGCTGTCAGCTTAACGGAAACTTGCACCTTGGGCAAGGGTTCGCCATCGGCTTGATCGATTTCGGGGATGGTTTTCCACTGTTTCGCGGCTTCCGTGAGGCGATCGATTAAGTCAATATAGCCTTGTAGATAAGCTTTTGCTTCCGTTTCCGTAATCACCGCTTCCCCCAGTAAATCCAGGGTAAACGCCATTTGCTCCTTGCGGAGATTTTCCACAGTTTTCAGCACTTGCTGCACGGTTTCCCCAGCAATGTATTTCCGTGCCAAAGTTTCCACTGCTGTAGAAACCGTCGTTGCTGCGACTTGTCCAGGCATGGAGTCAGCTTGGGTAAAATTAAGAATCCCCTTCAAGGCACTGGGTAATTCTACCGCCTCAGTTGTCATATATTCTTGCAAATGCCGGGCGACTTCCGCCTTAGAGCGCAGAGCAGGCAAACAATCAATGAAGTGAAACAACTGCACCCGCAACCCTGGGTTATTCATCGCCCAGTCTAAGAGCTTATCGTCCCACCGCATTTGATCGCGCATCTGGGCAAAGATGGAGCGCTTTTCCCCTTGCGCTGCGAGCAGTTCTTTGGCGATCGCCTGGGTTTGGCTCTCGTAGGTTGGTTTTTCGACTTGTGCTACCACGGATGTCCCCCCTCCACATGAATGGGTTGATATAAATCGAGGATAAATCTTGATTTTTTGTGTATTTTTCAAATATATCTCGAAATTACGGTACTATGGTTAACTTATTTAAACCGTAACTTTGCACGCAAAGTTCTGTATTACATCAAATCTAGAAAAGATTGCTAGGTTTTAGATTCTCCATTCCCCCATTCCCCCATTCCCCCATTCTCCACAGAGGGCGCATTCATGTCCGCGATAGCGGAAAGTGCTGTAAGAACAAACTTTTCCCTAGTCCTACGCGCTCTATCTATCACCAGCGCGTAGCTCGTAGCGCTTTTAAAATAAAAAAACGCCCCACGAGTGGGCGTCCATCAGGGTGCATCAAATTCAATATAACACACAAATGAGGGGTGTCACCCCCCACCCCTATATTTTTTCATCAGAATTTTTTATGGAAACGACTAGAACCATTATGAGAAGCTGACTTGGTGGATTATCGAGGGAGACGAATGGTGAAGGTTGTGCCTTGTCCATCTTGAGATTCAAAGCTAATCTCGCCCTGGTGTGCATCGATAATAGATTTGGCGATCGCCGTTCCTAACCCAGTTCCCCCCCGTTTCCCATGGGTGACAAAAGCCTCAAAGAAGTGTTCTTGAATCGATTTGGGAATTCCTGGGCCATTATCCCGAATCTGGATCACCGCCCATTCCGCCTGGCTTTTCGCCGTCACTTCAATGCGTCCCCCCTTGCCTTCAAACGCTTCTATCGCATTGGTCACGATATTTTGCAGCACCCGCAACAGCTTATTGAGATCGGCATAAATTTCCACTGGCTCAATCTCCGTCACCCACTCCACATTAGCCGACTGCAAGTAAACTCGATTGAGCTTTTCAAACTGCTTAAATAACTCCGAGACTTGCATCGGTTGCCGATAGAGAGTCGAATGACCCTTAGAAAACTCTAGAACCTCTTCGGCCATCCCCAACATGCGAGTAATTTGCGCTTGAATCAGATCGCACCATTCTTGGGTGTCTTCATCGTCGTGCATTTCTTTGAGCATGGAGCTGGAGAGCTGAATCCCATTGAAAGGACTTTTGAAATCATGAATAATAGTATTCACCATTTCTCCCACCAACACCATTTTTTGTTTATGGACAATTTGATTCACATATTGGGTCGTAGTGATGCGAATATGGTGAATAATATGCCGGAAGACAGCTAAAACCACTTCCCCTTTACTATTTTGTAAAATTTCCATCAGCTTATCTTGGGGAATTTTCGCTAATATTGTTTCTTCAGCGGCCATTGCTCTGGCGCTCCTCGGTTTGCCATCTAAGACTCCAAATTCTCCAAAAAAATCATTTTCCTTAGCCAAGGCGATCGTTTGGTGTTTCTCGGTATCGATCATCTTGCTAAATTCTACTTGACCGGCTAAAACCAGATAGAGTCCATCTGGAATTTCACCTTCTTCAAAGATGACAGTCGGTCGGTCAAACTCGATGATATTGGCTAGATCGCACAGTTGAGCCACTTGATCGGGTTCAAAATAACTAATAAACGGGTGGGATTCCAACTTCATGGGCCATACTCACCTTGAATCTTAGATGGCAATAATATTGATGTAATCCGAATGGACTGGCTTCATTTTACTGGATTCTAGACCGGACAAAAATGAATAATTGTTACTGACGCGATCTCAATTAACGATCTTCAGGTTGGACGCAATCCGAAATTAAAAATTTAGGGAGCAAGATGCTCCCACTCCAGTAAGATCGGGGGATTTGATATCAATTAAAGCTAATTTCCCTAATGACGTTTGCGAGAGCGAATAGCAGCGCCTACAATCATGATCTGTAAGACAATAACCGTGCCAATGCCCAGATATAATGATGAGGGAATTAAGGCAGGCATTATCAATGGTAAAGTTCAATGCTATGAATTTCCCTTAGTCGTGATGACCAGTAATGGCGAGCGCGATTTTCCTCCAGCCTTTTTGCGGCGGTGTTTGCGCTTGCGAATGCCCGTTCTGACCAAAGAATCGCTTAAGCAGATTGTTGAGGCTCATTTTCAGCAAGATCGCCCAAACAATTGGGAGGCAGCGCAAGCAGAAGTAACAGAGAGTATCGAAAAATTTGTGAACCAGGTTAAGAAGGATAATCTAGCTACTGACCAACTGCTGAATGTGATTTACCTCTACATGATTAGCATGACCACTGTAATGGGGATCACAATGTAGGCGTAGGAGCGGAGGTTCATAATCAGCAGGGTTTTGCCTAAAGTTTTCCCTGGCGGCAAACGCCACCCTAACCATGCACCTTCGACGATCAAGCTGAGGAAGAAACCAATGGCAAAGTAGACCGCGACACCTAAGAATTTCAATAAGGTAAGGAACAGTCCCTCGGTATTAACACCCAACACCACCAGCAACAGCCCATCAACGTACAGCAAGACTATCCAAACTCCACTCCAGAAGAGAGGAGATCTGTGTTTCAGGTAGGTAAAGCGTTTGAGAAAGCAAGCAGTGCTGAAGCCAATGCTCAGGAACAAGATCGGGTTAGTCCATAAAGATATAGAAATATCAAAGAATCCGATGAAAAAGAAAAATAACACGGCAGCGCCTGCTAGGGTTGACAACAAATTGGCTTCTGTCACCAAACGAAAGGCATACCAAGCAACAATTGTTTCTCGCTTATGCAAAGTCAAGGCTTCGCAAACGAGGATGAGGAGAAACCCTGCCCCAAAGCTCACCAACGAGGCAAAGAGCGGCAATGGGAACAATAAGGCCATCGGCGGAAAGCCATTGGCAGCGGCAGGATGGACGAGCAGCAGGACGGTGGCAACGGAGATCGCGATCGCGACAACCACACAAACAGCAAAGCGCATATTTACCCCATGGAACGATTAAAGATTGTCTCGTTTAGTATTGCAAATTTCTGAAACTGTCCGAATATAACAACTGATGTCGTTGGGCTGCTTCCCACCACGAAGCAGGAAATTCATTCTTTAGAGATAAAACTCCGTTTCGCTTCGCGATCGCGGGCTGTAATGACGGAAATTCGTCAGAATTTCCAAGAGTGACAGAAGAGGGGTATCACTCCTTTGCCAAGCACCTTCCCAGAAAAACTGTTAATTGTTAATTGTCACTTCTGGCTGTAACCTCTGAAATAACAGATTCGCCGCCAATTGATTGCCCGTTAAATTCCAATGGGTATCGCGCAAAATATACAAAACTTGTTCTTTTCCCGCTTCTTGAAATGGCTCTAACATATCCAAATAGTCAATACCATGAGCTTCCAAAGTCTCAATCACTACTTTTTGCGGCAGCTCTAAATCATAATCTTCAGGATTGAGTTCATACTCAGTAAAAATTTTATTCGCCAACGTTTGATCGATTTGGTATTCTGAAGGATAAATCGCGACCAAAAAAGGAATATTTTTTGCTTTTAAGATTTCTGCCATTTCTACCACGGCTTGCAAGGAATATTCAAACTGAGGGGTAAATTTTCCCGCTTCATAGTCAGGAATGTTATTTATTTCTAGTTTCCACCGTTCAATCTCTAAAAATGTTTGTTCTGAGTACAGAGCTGGAGGGTCTGGACTAGGATTAGGATCGGGAGTGTCTTGGGCGATCGCGCTTTCTATCAGTTCAAACTTCCCTTGAGTTTGCTGTTGTGCTTGTTGCAGTTTCAGTTGCTCCTGAAATATACGGTAGCGCTGCTGTAAAAATAATCCAACTCTCGATTTGCCGATTAAGGGATATCCGAAGAGCTTCACTTCTTTGGTGCGATCGATATCAATAAACGTATCATTAAGAACAATCCGTTTTTGATTCACCGGGGTATGTAAATCATTGCCCACAAAAAAGCCCAACACGACTAAATCGGGACTAAACTTTAGCCCATATTTTTTCAGCATCCCTAAATACATGGGTGGATCAGCCATGGGAAATCCCACATTAATCACCTCGACTTTAGGCGCTCCATAATAGTCTTCAAACTGTTTTTCGAGGATTGCCGTATAGTTTCCGTCTAAATTCCCTGCCCAGCTATAGGAATCTCCAATCACCACAATGCGGTAATTCCCCGGTGCTTTCTCTAGGGGGTAGTCGCGATCGTTAAACCCATATTCGTTGGTTCCAGGAGTATCTGGATTCACTCGAAATCCCAGGTCTGGATCGTACTGAAAAAAGCCCTTAAACAGATAGGGTTCTGCTACAATCATAAACAATTCTGCCGTTAGCAAAGGCACACCGATGCACAGAAGCCCTAAAAATCCCCAATTGATGAATTTACGAATATTGAGTTTTGATGACCCTTTGATTTTATGGTCTTTTTTATTAATTTTTAACATAGTCTAATAGATTTTGATATAAAATATCTGATGCCAATTGATTACCGGCGAGATTCCAATGGGTATCTCTGAGCAAATATAAGGTTTCGGTTTCTCCAACTTGACGGAAGCGATCGAGCATATCAATATAGGGGATTCCTTCTCTATCCAGAAAGTCAATCAGCAACTTTTGCATCAACTCTAGGTCGTACTCTTCGCGATTGAGTCCATAGGTTTCAAAGAGTTGATCGGCTAAGGCTTGATTGACTTGAAATTCATCGGGATAAATCGCTACCTTAAAATCGATTTGGCGCTCGGCCAAAAGTTGCTTGATTTGGGCAATGCTCTCAAACAGATATTCGATTCTATCATCATATTTCCCTTCTGCGTGGGCCTTGAGGTTACAAAACTCTAATCGAGCGCGTTGAATTTTTAAGAAGGTTTCTTCTGTAAATGTTCCCTGCTCCTCTGGTGGGTTAGCCCATGCTGGCTGTTCAAGGGTGGCTGTTTCTCGAAAAACCTTATATTTTTGCTCAATAAACATCCAGAGGCGAGACTTGAAAATAATCGGATAGCCTAAGATCTGGATTTCCTTACGCTTATCAATGTCAATTTGCGTATCATTAACCACAATTCGCTTGCGGTAGGGGTCAGCATCAATGAAATCATTGCCGACAAAGACACCCAAAACCACCAAATCGGGCTGATATTGCAAACCGAACTTTTGCAACATGATTAACTGTTCCCCGGCATGGGTCATGGGATAACCCGCGTTAATGACTTCTACGGGGGGTAAATCTGGGGTTTGAGCGAACTGATTTTCGAGTAAAGCAGTATAGTTCCCCTCTAAACCCCCCGCCCAGTTGAAGGAATCGCCAACAATGACCATTCTGGCTGTGCCAGGGATACGTTCGAGGGGATAGTCTTGGTCGTTAAATCCAAACCGGTTGGAGCCTAACATATTGGGTCTCACCCGAAATCCCATATCCGGGTCATACTGGTAGAAACCCTTGAAGAGAACGGGATCGAGTAGGATCATGGCTATCTCAACGGTAATCCAGGGAATGCCAATCCAGCAGAGCAAGAGGAGGGCAATTTGAGAGATTTTATTGACTTTGAGAGGTTTTGTGGGTTTAATCATTAAGAAAGTTTACAAAATAAACACACCTGAAGGGTCTGCCCAGCGATCGTAATCATTAAGGTAGTCCCAGACAAGATAGGAGCGAACCCATGTTCGTCTTCCCAGAAACAAGCGATCGCAGTGCTTATAGAGTAAACCCTAAGTTACAATCTCTATTCATGATCCCAAAAAAATCCCAAAATTGGCTTAAATTAACTGGCGTAGGGGTGAACTAATATGAAGATCCTAGGAATTTCAGCGTTTTATCACGATAGCGCGGCGGCGATCATCTGCGATGGTGAAATCGTAGCCGCAGCCCAAGAAGAGCGATTTTCGCGCAAAAAACACGATCCACGGTTTCCGAAACATGCGATCGCCTATTGCCTGGAAATGGCCCAAACCACGATCTGTGACCTAGATCATATCGTCTTCTACGACAAACCCCTACTCAAATTTGAGCGGCTCCTAGAAACCTACCTAGCCTATGCCCCCAGAGGGTTCCGGTCATTCCTGGCCGCCATGCCCGTCTGGTTAAAAGAAAAGCTCTATCTGAAAACCGTATTAAGAACCGAACTCTCAGAAATCGGCCAGTGCAAGAAAACCGAGCTGCCCAAACTGATGTTCACCGAGCATCACCAGTCCCACGCAGCCTCTGCCTTCTTCCCCAGTCCCTTTGAACGGGCTGCCGTTCTCTGTCTCGATGGGGTCGGCGAATGGGCCACCACTACCGCCTGGCTCGGAGAAGGAAACCAGCTCATTCCCCAATGGCAAATCGACTTCCCCCACTCCTTGGGTTTACTCTATTCTGCCTTCACCTACTACACCGGCTTCAAAGTCAACTCTGGGGAATACAAACTCATGGGACTCGCGCCCTATGGGGAACCCAAATATATTGACACCATCCTCAGCAACCTGATTGATGTCAAAGAAGATGGCACATTCCGGTTAAACATGGATTACTTCAACTATGCCACCGGTCTCACCATGACCAACAGCAAGTTTGATGACCTATTTGGCGGCCCTCCTCGGAAACCGGAAACCCCCATCAGTCAGCGCGAAATGGATATCGCCAGCTCCATCCAATGGGTGACCGAAGATGTGGTTCTCCGTCTAGCCAATACGGTGAAAACAGAACTCCAAGTCGAAAACCTCTGTTTAGCCGGTGGTGTGGCTCTCAACTGTGTGGCCAATGGTCGCATTTTGCGCGAATGTGGCTTTAAGGAAGTTTGGGTACAACCGGCCGCTGGCGATGCGGGTGGAGCCTTGGGAGCGGCTCTTTCTGCTTGGTATGAATACCACAGTATGCCCCGCACCGTAACAGCCGAGAAAGTACCGGTGATGGTCAGCAGTGCTAAAGAAACAGCCACCGCCACCGTGGGAACCTTGAGCCAAGAAAAAATAGCCGCTCCCGTACAAGACCAGATGCGCGGGTCGTACTTAGGGCCAAAATTCTCCGATGCGGAAATTCTGGACTATCTGGACTTGGTGAAAGCCTCCTATGTGCGCCTGGATGATGCCGAACTCATGCCTCGGTTAGCGGAAATTCTAGCTACTGACAATGTGGTGGGATGGTTCCAAGGGCGGATGGAATTCGGCCCCCGTGCCTTGGGTGGACGCTCCATTATTGGTGACCCCAGGTCGCCGAAAATGCAATCGGTGATGAACCTGAAAATTAAGTATCGGGAATCGTTCCGTCCCTTTGCTCCTTCCGTGTTGGCCGAGCGCGTATCGGACTATTTCGAGCAATATAGCCCCAGTCCCTATATGCTGATGGTGGCTCCAGTGAAGGAATCGTTGCGTATTCCGATGACAGAGGAGCAAAAGCAACTGTTTGGCATTGAAAAGCTCAATATTCCTCGCTCTGAAATTCCCGCCATTACCCACGTAGACTATTCGGCGCGTATCCAAACGGTTCACAAGGAAACCAACCCCCGCTATCACAGCTTAATTAATCATTTTGATAAGCTTACGGGTTGCGGTCTGATTGTAAATACGTCGTTTAATGTGCGCGGAGAACCCATTGTTTGTACTCCAGAAGATGCTTATCGCTGCTTCATGCGGACTGAGATGGATTATCTGGTTCTGGAAAACTTCTTGTTGGCTAAGACTGACCAACCCGCTTGGGAGAAAGATGAGTCTTGGAAGACGGAGTTTGAGTTAGATTAGGGGTTTATAGCAAACCTAAATGAGTTATATAACGACTGCGCCTCATCCCCTGGCCCCTTCTCCCGCAGGAGAAGGGGAGCAGAAGTCCCTCTCCCGTGGGAGAGGGATATAGGGAGAGGGCATTTCCAGTTGCACAATTCATTTAGACTAGCTATATCTCCCCTTAATAAGTAGGGGGATCTTAACCCCTCAGAAAAGCAAGTAAAAATCATCATTAATCACTATGCATCCAATCAAAAAACTCAATACAAAAGAACTGCGCCAATTTGGTCTCCTGTTTGGGATAATGGTGGGTTTAGTTTTCGGTATTATCTGGCCCTTGATACTCGGTCATAGTAGTGCAACCTGGCCCTGGATTGTGCTGGGTATTTTCTGGGCTTGGGCGTTAATTGCCCCCAAAACCCTCGACCCGTTTTATCAGGTTTTTGCCCGCTTTGGGATGATGATGGGTTGGATTAATACCCGCGTAATTTTGGGGATTATTTTTTATGGGATGATTGCGCCGATGGGGTTTCTACGGAAAAAGTTTGGAGGTGACCCTATGCGTCGGGAATGGCGTAAACCGGTGGAAAGTTATCGAATTCCGTCCCATCCTAGACCGGCGAAGAGTCTAGAATATCCATTTTAGTTAAGTTTTAAGTTAAACCAATTGGAGTTTTGTATATGGAATTTTTTGAGGATCTTTGGGCTTTTTTAGGGGAGCGGAAAAAGTATTGGTTGTTGCCGTTGATTATTAGTTTGGTGATGGTGGGTGCTTTGATTATCCTTAGCCAAGCTTCGGTGATTGCACCGTTTATCTATACGTTGTTCTAAGAGCAGTGGGGGAGGGCGGGTTTCCGCAAGCAGACATGAATACAAAAATAGTTGTCAGTCTACAAGATTTGGGTATAACCCGCCCCTACAGATCTCTGTAGCGCAAATAAATAGATTTGATATTATACAGGCAGGTGAATTATAAACTCCGTGCCTTGGCCCAATTCAGAGTTACAGATAATTGTACCACCATGTTTTTCTACGATAATTTGACGGGCGATCGCCATGCCTAACCCTGTGCCTTTGCCCACCGCTTTGGTGGTAAACCCCTGCTCGAAGATGCGCTCTTTTACCTCTGGAGGCATTCCGATCCCATTATCAGTAATGCGGACGGTCACCTCCTTGGCCGTGGCTGAGGTTTTAAGGGTAATCTGATTGGGATTAGCGGCAATCTCGTCAAAACTGCGCCCCTGATTGGTTTCTTCTAGGGCATCGATCGCATTAGCAATCAGATTCATAAACACCTGGTTGAGCTGTCCGGGAAAACATTGCACCTCTGGCAGTTCTCCATAGTCTCTGACAATTTCAATCGCGGGTCGCACTTCATTGGCTTTCAGGCGATGTTTGAGAATCAGCAATGTACTGTCGATCCCTTCATGCAGGTCAAACGGGACTTTATAATCTTTGTCCACACGGGAAAATATCCGTAGAGAATCGCTAATATGGCCGATGCGATTGGTTCCTTCTCGCATGGAGGCAATCAGGTGGGGTAAGTCTTCCCTGATAAACTCTAAATCGATCGCTTCGATTTCTTCTTCTATGGCTTCGCTCGGCTCTGGATATTCTTCCTGATACAGGTCAATCAATCTGAACAAGTCTTCTAAATATTCTTGGGCTGGGTTGATATTTCCCGCAATAAATGCCACAGGATTATTGATTTCGTGGGCAACTCCAGCCACCAAGTTGCCCAAAGCCGACATTTTCTCGCTTTGCACCAGTTGCAGTTGGGCTTGTTGCAGATCTGCTAAAGATTCTTCCAGTTTCTGGGCATAGTCTTGGGACTGTTCGTAGAGACGGGCATTTTCTAGGGAAATCGCTGCTTGGGAACAGAGCAGATTCAGCAGTTCGATGCGATCGCCGGTAAACGCTCCCACCGCCACATGATTTTCCAGATAGAGAATGCCGATCGCGTTACCTTGATTCAGGATCGGGGCGCACAGGAGACTTTTTGGTGGGTCTTGCAACAAATAGGAGTCGCCCGCCAACTGAGGTTCGCGAGAAACATCGTTAACAATCGTCGGTTTTTGAGTGCGTTTGACCTTATTCATCACACTCGTTGGGAGGGCCATATCGTCCTCTATTGGCATTGAATGCAACTGGCTCATCTGGAGCGTATATCGGGCGACGACTTGCCAAGTGTCTTGTTGGTTTAAAAGCAGAATGGCGCGATCGGCTCCCGCATTTTCCATCGCCGCTTTCATTAAGCTCGAAAT is part of the Roseofilum capinflatum BLCC-M114 genome and harbors:
- the pruA gene encoding L-glutamate gamma-semialdehyde dehydrogenase translates to MVAQVEKPTYESQTQAIAKELLAAQGEKRSIFAQMRDQMRWDDKLLDWAMNNPGLRVQLFHFIDCLPALRSKAEVARHLQEYMTTEAVELPSALKGILNFTQADSMPGQVAATTVSTAVETLARKYIAGETVQQVLKTVENLRKEQMAFTLDLLGEAVITETEAKAYLQGYIDLIDRLTEAAKQWKTIPEIDQADGEPLPKVQVSVKLTAFYSQFDPLDAEGSKQRVIERLRTLLRHAKEKGAAIHFDMEQYVYKDITFAILKELLLEDEFKTRTDIGVTLQAYLRDSEADLKDLIAWAKERGNPITIRLVKGAYWDQETIKAVQHNWPQPVFDDKVATDANFELLTQLLLENHEVLNAAIGSHNVRSQAKAIAIAEALNIPRRHIEYQVLYGMGDRLAKAMVNRGLRVRMYAPYGSLLPGMAYLIRRLLENTANSSFLRQSQENRPIEELIAPPVVKTTGSRPQKTTAFKNASDTDYAQVANRERAQAALNTVRPQLGKTILPYINGEFVDTAESINSVNPSDPTELVAKIGMASVEQAETALNAAKAAFPSWKATPAAERARILRKAADLMEERRAELSVWVMLEVGKVLQQVDAEVSEAIDFCRYYADEMERLDRGHNYDIAGENNRLTYQPRGIALVISPWNFPIAITTGMTVAALVTGNCVILKPAEVSTAIAAQLMEVLIEAGIPKGVFQFLPAKGSTVGAHLVKHKDVHMIAFTGSQEVGCQIYANAALLQPGQKHMKRVIAEMGGKNAVIVDESSDLDQAVQGVVDSAFGYSGQKCSACSRAIVLEPVYDAFLERFVEATKSLNVGPADHPCTKVGPVVDETSMKRIQGYIATGKQEAKVALEMLAPNVSGSKEGYYVGPTIFQDVAPTATIAQEEIFGPVVAVIKAKTFQEALDIANNTNFALTGGLYSRTPSHIDQAMAEFEVGNLYINRNTTGAIVSRQPFGGFKLSGVGSKAGGPDYLIQFLEPRTITENVQRQGFAPIEGNE
- a CDS encoding ATP-binding protein, translating into MKLESHPFISYFEPDQVAQLCDLANIIEFDRPTVIFEEGEIPDGLYLVLAGQVEFSKMIDTEKHQTIALAKENDFFGEFGVLDGKPRSARAMAAEETILAKIPQDKLMEILQNSKGEVVLAVFRHIIHHIRITTTQYVNQIVHKQKMVLVGEMVNTIIHDFKSPFNGIQLSSSMLKEMHDDEDTQEWCDLIQAQITRMLGMAEEVLEFSKGHSTLYRQPMQVSELFKQFEKLNRVYLQSANVEWVTEIEPVEIYADLNKLLRVLQNIVTNAIEAFEGKGGRIEVTAKSQAEWAVIQIRDNGPGIPKSIQEHFFEAFVTHGKRGGTGLGTAIAKSIIDAHQGEISFESQDGQGTTFTIRLPR
- a CDS encoding alginate O-acetyltransferase AlgX-related protein; amino-acid sequence: MLKINKKDHKIKGSSKLNIRKFINWGFLGLLCIGVPLLTAELFMIVAEPYLFKGFFQYDPDLGFRVNPDTPGTNEYGFNDRDYPLEKAPGNYRIVVIGDSYSWAGNLDGNYTAILEKQFEDYYGAPKVEVINVGFPMADPPMYLGMLKKYGLKFSPDLVVLGFFVGNDLHTPVNQKRIVLNDTFIDIDRTKEVKLFGYPLIGKSRVGLFLQQRYRIFQEQLKLQQAQQQTQGKFELIESAIAQDTPDPNPSPDPPALYSEQTFLEIERWKLEINNIPDYEAGKFTPQFEYSLQAVVEMAEILKAKNIPFLVAIYPSEYQIDQTLANKIFTEYELNPEDYDLELPQKVVIETLEAHGIDYLDMLEPFQEAGKEQVLYILRDTHWNLTGNQLAANLLFQRLQPEVTINN
- a CDS encoding alginate O-acetyltransferase AlgX-related protein, with the translated sequence MIKPTKPLKVNKISQIALLLLCWIGIPWITVEIAMILLDPVLFKGFYQYDPDMGFRVRPNMLGSNRFGFNDQDYPLERIPGTARMVIVGDSFNWAGGLEGNYTALLENQFAQTPDLPPVEVINAGYPMTHAGEQLIMLQKFGLQYQPDLVVLGVFVGNDFIDADPYRKRIVVNDTQIDIDKRKEIQILGYPIIFKSRLWMFIEQKYKVFRETATLEQPAWANPPEEQGTFTEETFLKIQRARLEFCNLKAHAEGKYDDRIEYLFESIAQIKQLLAERQIDFKVAIYPDEFQVNQALADQLFETYGLNREEYDLELMQKLLIDFLDREGIPYIDMLDRFRQVGETETLYLLRDTHWNLAGNQLASDILYQNLLDYVKN